From the Clostridium putrefaciens genome, one window contains:
- a CDS encoding HAD-IA family hydrolase, which translates to MYKEIIWNFDGTLFDTYPNMVYAFQRALKDDGIEENDEEILSHMKVSITHTIDFYKTKHKISDEMIMRFCNYEKETNEELIKPFLNVKEICRDIYYSGKRNYLFTHRGKSALGYLKYHNLYGYFNDFITSDDGFRKKPNPEAILHLVKKYKIKTDEILMIGDRDIDIIAARNAGVKSCLFDPDSTQNIDIADYSVKSIEQLYQMIEL; encoded by the coding sequence ATGTATAAAGAAATTATTTGGAACTTTGATGGAACACTTTTTGATACATATCCTAATATGGTTTATGCATTTCAAAGAGCTTTAAAAGATGATGGAATTGAAGAAAATGATGAAGAAATTTTATCACATATGAAAGTGTCAATAACACATACGATTGATTTTTATAAGACAAAACACAAAATAAGTGATGAAATGATAATGAGATTTTGTAATTATGAAAAAGAAACTAATGAGGAGCTTATAAAACCATTTTTAAATGTTAAAGAAATTTGTAGAGATATATATTATTCAGGAAAAAGAAACTATTTATTTACCCATAGAGGAAAATCAGCATTAGGATATCTAAAGTATCACAATTTATATGGATATTTCAATGATTTTATCACTTCAGATGATGGATTTAGAAAGAAACCTAATCCAGAAGCGATTTTACACCTTGTTAAAAAATATAAAATTAAAACAGATGAAATATTAATGATAGGGGACAGAGATATTGATATTATTGCAGCACGTAACGCAGGAGTTAAATCATGTCTATTTGATCCTGATTCGACTCAAAATATTGATATTGCTGATTATAGTGTAAAATCAATTGAACAACTTTACCAAATGATTGAGTTATAA
- a CDS encoding NUDIX domain-containing protein: MTWPTHIVAAGGYVFDKNGNILIVKTKNRGWDCTGGQIEIGENIEEGVLREIFEESGVKASVRCLVGIYSNVGKEIFYDGITQVPTKVIFDFGLLPLLWTFSNEC; this comes from the coding sequence ATGACATGGCCAACACATATAGTTGCTGCTGGTGGATACGTTTTTGATAAGAATGGTAATATTCTTATTGTTAAAACAAAAAATAGAGGATGGGATTGTACTGGAGGTCAAATTGAAATAGGTGAAAATATTGAAGAAGGTGTTTTACGAGAAATTTTTGAGGAGAGTGGTGTTAAAGCATCTGTTAGATGTTTGGTAGGAATATATTCAAATGTAGGAAAAGAGATTTTTTATGACGGGATCACACAAGTTCCTACAAAGGTTATATTTGATTTCGGATTGCTCCCCCTATTATGGACATTTTCTAACGAATGCTAA
- a CDS encoding integrase core domain-containing protein: MRERFQGLFIDIIVINVFLSLPINTFVLTLYSYFNPYYNAHIESFHSLLSKECITWNEIKNFTDGYRLIDEYIKFYNEERIHESLNYISPNQFIRESMN; the protein is encoded by the coding sequence ATGCGTGAACGCTTCCAAGGATTATTTATAGATATCATAGTAATTAATGTGTTCTTAAGCTTACCAATTAACACATTTGTATTAACTTTATATTCATATTTTAATCCTTACTATAATGCACATATAGAATCTTTTCATTCTTTACTTTCTAAGGAATGTATAACTTGGAATGAGATTAAAAACTTCACCGATGGCTACAGACTTATTGATGAATATATAAAGTTCTATAATGAAGAAAGAATCCATGAGAGCTTAAACTATATAAGTCCAAATCAATTTATAAGGGAATCTATGAATTAG
- a CDS encoding radical SAM/SPASM domain-containing protein translates to MKESKFNVFFKDEDDSKFVLFNSQTTALCIINPIEMNTFKNLKSKGFQMHNNHVEKDFISELQKGGFLIDDNSNEIETLKYLQKVSQFSTDSLSLTIAPTMGCNFGCKYCYQGDHNSFSKMSLEIQNQLINYVKNRMPKISSLDVTWYGGEPLLAMDIIEHLSLEFLQLCSENNVTYNASIITNGYYLTKDIASKFNSLKINFAQVTLDGDKEYHDNKRTLKNGSGTFDKIISNLIDIKEVFHNISIIINTDIYNKDHVVEIIDILKRNDLLDIAVPYLGYIEPTNDFYESNNCLSPEEFSNINNNFFNELSKNITIDLMDLYPHPKLNSCLADSNTGYVIDPLGNIFKCWCDIGFDEYSVGNINTGVKKYDRIIDYFNYNVFADDNCRNCNISPLCLGGCPRKRVDNKENHCDIIKYSLKEKLSNIVKFKNIEIKSLEFYSAK, encoded by the coding sequence ATGAAAGAATCAAAATTCAACGTATTTTTTAAAGATGAAGATGATAGTAAATTTGTATTATTTAACTCTCAGACTACTGCGTTATGTATTATAAACCCGATAGAAATGAATACATTTAAGAATTTAAAATCAAAAGGTTTCCAAATGCATAATAATCATGTAGAAAAAGATTTTATCTCAGAATTGCAAAAAGGCGGTTTTTTAATTGATGATAATAGTAATGAAATTGAAACACTTAAATATTTACAAAAGGTTTCTCAATTTTCAACTGATTCATTAAGTTTAACTATTGCTCCAACTATGGGTTGCAACTTTGGATGCAAATATTGTTATCAAGGAGACCATAACTCTTTTTCTAAAATGAGTCTAGAAATACAAAATCAATTAATTAACTATGTTAAGAATCGTATGCCAAAAATTAGTTCTTTAGATGTAACATGGTATGGTGGAGAACCCTTATTAGCTATGGACATTATTGAGCATCTTTCTTTAGAATTTTTACAATTATGTTCTGAGAATAATGTTACTTATAATGCATCTATTATCACAAATGGATATTACTTGACTAAAGATATAGCTAGTAAATTTAATAGTCTTAAGATAAATTTTGCTCAAGTTACATTGGATGGAGATAAAGAATATCATGATAATAAGAGAACTTTAAAAAATGGTTCTGGTACTTTTGATAAAATAATTTCAAACTTAATTGACATAAAAGAAGTATTTCATAATATTTCTATCATAATAAACACTGATATCTATAATAAGGACCATGTAGTGGAAATAATTGATATACTAAAACGTAATGATTTATTAGATATAGCTGTTCCATATCTAGGCTATATAGAACCAACTAATGATTTCTATGAATCTAATAACTGTCTATCTCCAGAAGAATTTTCTAATATTAATAATAACTTTTTTAATGAACTATCTAAAAATATAACTATAGATTTAATGGATTTATATCCTCATCCTAAATTAAACTCATGTTTAGCCGATTCTAATACTGGATATGTTATTGATCCATTAGGTAATATATTTAAATGTTGGTGTGATATAGGATTTGATGAATATTCTGTGGGAAATATAAATACTGGTGTGAAAAAATATGATAGAATTATAGATTATTTCAATTATAATGTATTCGCTGATGATAATTGTAGGAACTGTAACATTTCTCCTTTATGTCTTGGCGGATGTCCTCGCAAAAGGGTTGATAATAAAGAAAATCATTGTGATATTATTAAATATTCTCTGAAAGAAAAACTATCAAATATAGTTAAATTTAAAAATATAGAGATAAAAAGCTTAGAGTTTTACTCGGCTAAATAA
- a CDS encoding ABC transporter ATP-binding protein, with protein MNYIKLHKLKFFLYLLITSFLIMLGLISPYLESIFIDGLIYTPNYNFLFKITVTILVVSLVSTIFAYFQNILLLELNTKISFQLSNDIINHLKKVSVLYLEQYDSAYLSNRINTDCNTIIPFFLSNVIKIFSNLFIMLFCFIWLTVHYGLSLILLISCILPMYILLYISLKKPLYNRNLDLLEKQSGFFATLNRIFRNLKNIKTKVLFTETEDLYKSSFSSLFKSIISFNKISYVFFSLNNLCNSFLHILIIIFVGIKIIKGEVTLGEFTLISSYSSMIVSSINYYLSLGEDYQVSKASYLRLKEFINIDIEINDIEIINSIDNITITDLSFFYNADENLINKFSYTFKKGFTYALTGCNGAGKSTLIDLILGVLNENYSGDICYNGVNIKSLDMYTIRKNLTFIVEQDPYLSMDTIYNNLTSNIKTINCDSINYLLQVFHLQKAIDSFPNGIETIINDNIKNLSGGERQKISIINSILSQADLIILDEPTSALDISSSTNLKSILNQLKFNKIIIIVSHDEDFYNICDYIIKL; from the coding sequence ATGAATTACATAAAGTTACACAAATTAAAATTTTTCTTATATTTATTAATAACATCATTTTTAATTATGTTAGGATTAATATCTCCATACTTAGAAAGTATATTCATAGATGGATTAATATATACCCCTAATTATAATTTTTTATTTAAAATAACAGTAACAATTTTAGTAGTAAGTTTAGTAAGTACAATCTTTGCGTATTTTCAAAACATATTATTATTGGAACTAAACACTAAAATTTCTTTTCAATTATCTAATGATATAATAAACCACTTAAAAAAGGTTAGTGTCTTATACCTCGAACAATATGACTCTGCTTATTTAAGTAATAGAATAAATACTGACTGTAATACCATAATACCTTTTTTTTTATCAAATGTTATCAAGATATTTAGCAACTTATTTATAATGTTGTTCTGTTTTATATGGCTAACTGTTCATTATGGTCTGTCTTTAATATTGTTAATTTCTTGTATCTTGCCCATGTATATATTATTGTATATTTCCTTAAAAAAGCCTTTATACAACAGAAATTTAGATTTACTAGAAAAACAAAGTGGATTTTTTGCTACTCTTAATAGGATATTTAGAAATCTTAAAAATATAAAAACTAAAGTTTTATTTACTGAGACTGAAGATTTATATAAAAGTAGTTTCTCTTCATTATTTAAATCAATAATCTCATTTAATAAAATTTCATATGTATTTTTTTCATTAAATAATCTTTGCAACTCTTTTCTTCATATACTTATAATTATATTTGTCGGTATAAAAATAATTAAAGGTGAAGTAACACTCGGTGAATTTACTCTTATTAGCTCTTATTCTAGTATGATAGTCTCTTCAATAAACTATTATTTATCATTAGGGGAAGATTATCAAGTTTCTAAAGCTTCCTATTTAAGATTGAAGGAATTTATTAATATTGACATTGAAATAAATGATATTGAAATAATTAATTCAATAGATAATATTACTATCACAGATTTAAGTTTCTTTTATAATGCTGATGAAAATTTAATAAATAAATTTTCATATACCTTTAAAAAAGGATTTACATATGCGTTAACAGGATGTAACGGTGCTGGTAAAAGTACTTTAATTGATTTAATATTGGGTGTATTAAATGAAAACTATTCTGGGGATATATGCTATAACGGTGTTAACATAAAATCTTTAGATATGTATACTATTCGTAAAAACTTAACGTTTATTGTTGAACAAGATCCATATTTGAGTATGGACACAATATATAATAATTTAACTTCTAATATTAAAACAATTAATTGTGATAGCATTAATTATCTTCTACAAGTTTTCCATTTACAAAAAGCAATTGATTCTTTTCCAAATGGAATTGAAACTATTATAAATGATAATATAAAAAATTTATCTGGAGGTGAAAGACAGAAAATTTCCATTATTAATTCAATATTAAGTCAAGCAGACTTAATTATATTAGATGAGCCTACTTCTGCTTTAGATATATCCAGTTCAACTAATTTAAAAAGCATTTTAAATCAATTAAAATTTAACAAAATAATTATTATAGTATCTCATGATGAAGATTTTTACAATATATGTGATTATATAATTAAACTTTAA